The DNA window CACGCCTTAGATCACAACCTGATTATCAACTTGTAACCTCTCAGCTCTGATCGGCATCTGCATAGCACAGCAACAGCGGCTGTACTTGCCACCAACGAATGGGTTCAATAACAATGGTAATGGCTTGAACGGGAATGGCTATTCCAGTGGCAACGGCAATGGAAATGGATATACCAACGGCAACGCTAATGGCAATGGCTACAATGGTGGTAATGGAAATGGCTTTACCAACGGAAATGGTGATGGAAACGGCTATACCAGTGGAAACATCAATggtaatggtaatggtaatatcaatgggaatgggaatggccAGACCAATGGGCCTTTTGATGGTAATGGCAATGGCTACGCCATTGAAAATGGCATTGGAAACGGTAATGGAAATGGAAACGAAATCGTAGTTAATGGTGTTAATGGCAACGGCATTAGTGGAAATGACCTTAATGGAAATGGCTTTATTAGAAATGAATTTGGTGGCATTGGCCTAAATGGAAATGACCTTAATGGCAACGAGCTCAACGGACAAGTGGACCCCATTACCGCCCTTGGGGAAGCCATTGCTGGAGACGGCGTTCCAGGAGTCGACTACCCAATCCTGGCCTCTGTACCTGAAACCGGCTTCACCTGTGAGGGACAGATTCCTGGATACTACGCAGACACAGCACCAGAAGCAAGATGTCAGGTAATATCCAAAGTATTTAGCTTTTTATCTAGTTAAGCATCCTTTTTAAACTTcactgaaaatacatataaacttCTCTTTGCCTCTTGAATGAGATATGGAAGGTATACAGTATCGCCCCAGTTTAACAGACTCTCTGGgagtctggctttctgataagtaccAAGGTCTGTTCAGTAAGAAAGACCCTTTTGTAGCTATCTCACAGCTAATAGCAAATTCATATAGTTCCTAACCTGGACTGATCTGCACTTTGcacttaaaattcattttaagggGTTTATCTTAAAATGTATCACCTCTAAAGTGGTGGCATcacaacaaatatttataataatgtagCTGGTAAGTACAGAAGCTCGTTAAGTTGAGTTCCGTTAAGTTGAGGTCCGTTAAGTTGAGTTCCGTTAAGTTGAGGTCCATTAAGTTGAGGGTCATCAAGTTGAGGTCTGTTAAGTTTATGTCCATTAAGTTGGGGTCCATTAAGCTGAGGTCCATTAAGTTGaggtctgttaagttgaggtccATCAAGTTgagtctgttaagttgaggtctgttaagttgaggtccGTTAATTTTTGAGGTGCGTTAAGTTGGGGTCCATTAAGTTGAAGGCCATTAAGTTGGGGTCCATTAAGCTGAGGTCCGTTAAGCTGAGGTCCGTTAAGTTGAGGGCCATTAAGTTGAGGGCCATTAAATTGAGGTCCATTAAGTTGAGGTCCGTTAATTTGAGGCGTTACTTCAATTTGCACTTGTATCAACAGATcaaaaatatcaattactttCCAGGCATTCCACATCTGTCAGTTTGACGGGAGACTGGACTCCTTCCTCTGTCCCAACGGAACAGTCTTCAACCAGCAGTACTTCGTGTGTGACTGGTGGTACAACTTCGACTGCTCAGCAGCTGAACAATTCTTGGGTCTGAACGCTGTCTTTGGACAAGTTAATGGCAATGGAAATGGTGTTGCCAATGGAAATGGTGTTCCCAGTGGCAGTATTAATGGCAACAGTAATGGCATTGTTATCGTCAGTGGCAACGGCAATGGATATACCAATGGTAATGGCAATGGTTACCCCAATGGCAACGGAAATGGAAATGGCATCGCCAACGGCAATGGTAATGGATACACCAACGGAAATGGAAATGGCATCACCAACGGAAATGGAAATGCCATCGCCAACGGCAATGGTAATGGATACACCAACGGAAATGGAAATGGCATCACCAACGGAAATGGAAATGCCATCGCCAACGGCAATGGTAATGGATACACCAACGGAAATGGAAATGGCATCACCAACGGCAATGGTAATGGATACACCAACGGTAATGGAAATGGCATCACCAACGGCAATGGTAATGGATACACCAACGGTAATGCTAATGGATACACCAACGGCAATGGTAATGGCCTTGTTAATGGTGACATTGTCGTCAGTGACAATGGTTTCGCCAGTGGCAAAGTAAATGACAATGGGTACACTAATGGCAATGATGTTGCCAGTGTCAATGGTAATGGATATACAAATAGTGATATTGTTATACTCAGTGGGAATGATAATGACGCCACCGATGTTAATGACATTGATGAAGTCATCACCATTAGCAATGATTATACAACTGATAGTGAAAATGGAGACGTAATAACTGATAGTAGTGCTATTGGcaatgaaaatagttttactaATGGTATAATTAGTGGCTACACCAATGGCAATGGAGGTATAAATGGATATTCTAATGATAACGATGGTAATGGAAATGGGAATGGGAATAGCTATGCAAATGGGAATGGAAATGGGAATAGCTATGCCAATGGGAATGGAAATGGGAATAGCTATGTCAGTGGGAATGGAAATGGGAATAACTATGCCAGTGGGAATGGAAATGGGAATAGCTATGCAAATGGGAATGGGAATAGAAATAACTAtgcaaatggaaatggaaatggtaatggcTTCAATGGgaatggaaatggtaatggttTCTTCAGTGGGAATGGAAATGGTAATGGCTTCAATGGGAATGGTAATGGTAATGGCTTCAATGGGAATGGTAATGGTTTTCTCAGTGGGAATGGGAATGGTAATCGCTTtaatggtaatggaaatggcaatggattcaatggaaatggaaatggtaatggcTATTTCAATGGGAATGGAAATGGTAATGGCTTCTTCAATGGGAATGGAAATGCCAATAGCAATAATGGTTATTCTTACGCTACACCTGCATCACCTAATGGTTTCTAAAGGACTCCCATTAAAAAACAATGTCTGTTTTCACGGAAcatttttccttaattaattatagatatttatattaggTGGAGACTATCTTGGTTAATTTTAAGATGTCCTTTTACTTACTTTTCGCTTTTTTCATCGTAAATATTGCTCTGCAAGATTTTATATCTCTTAATATTAATGAAGAGAATAATTGTTCTCATTTGCATGTGGAAGGAAGGTTTTGAGAATCAGACGAATGGAAGTTTCGTAGGGCATTATCTAAACTTCATTATAATTgcacatactgtattatatatatatatatatatatatatatatatatatatatatatatatatatatatatatatatatatatatatgtatatatatatatatatatatatatatatatatatatatatatatatatatatatatatacacacacacacgcttcatTTAACTTTCATGTAACCACTAATTTTCTTTCCCAAGTATCGTATCTATATCTTATCGCCCCTGGGGAACTATACGGCTTAAAACTAATACCACCCGTGCCATGGAAGGTTTCTCATGTCTGTCTTTTCTCTTAGCATTTAAGTGACTTAGTGTCAATTCATTTCAAATGAACGACGCTTGTGCCATACGGTCTTTCATAACTATTAagtgaattgtaattttttaatagaGCTGGTATATTAAACACTTGCATATTATAATAAAGAATTAGTAATTCGTCGCTACTTTTCCCTTCCCTGTTGTATTCCAtacatttttagtaattttttggcGCATAACAGGTTGTAATATTATTGTATTTAGAGGCTAATGATGAATTCttcagaaaacaagagaaaagggtATATTTTAGGCATCCCAAACGGGTAATTTAATGCATTTGCTTAAGAATAGGAATGTCAGCTCCTAATTTCTAATGATGAACTcttaagaaaacaagagaaaagggtATATTTTAGGCATCCCAAACCGGTAATTTAATGCATTTGCTTAAGAATAGGAATGTCAGCTCCTAATTTCTTATAATAAAGGTCCACAATGGTCTGAAGATGCCCCGAATATACTACTggagaatgctgagagtcctacaAATGATTGGCCCATAATCGACATCAGGACAGCATATGACAAATGTGTATCTTGGAAAAATTGTTAATTCCAACCGCCAAATACGAGTTACAATCTAAAGTCAAATAGTGTACCTTGCTTTTCTGATAGAGGTTCCCAATCTGACAGGTTGCTCATGGAACACCTACTAAGGAGTGGGTCTTAAAATCTCCAGTAGCCCAAACTTGGTGCTGTCCATGATAATGAGAAACAGTGCAGGTGACCAACCTGGTATATCAACTGACGTCACTGGTAGGCATTCCTCAAAAACTAGCTGAACCGGTCCCGCCGCCATAAGTCtacgaaaacaaaagcaataacaaagaAACTTGTTCTTATAACATgtcttattttcctcttattttctggCCAAAATATGATGGCTTCTTCACGTTtcaattaaatgataaatattacaaATCAACTCAACGTCTTTAGAACGTTATACTCCAGGTAACCCCATTTCATATCGTATAATGAACAGCATTAAGAAAATGCTTCGGAAGGTGTGCTTTTGTTAATACGAGGTGCTTCCCTGGTGCCTGCGGGCTGTTTATAAATGCCAATTTATACTGAGCATCCACGATCACTGTAACCACTGAGAATGGGGCTGTAATGAGGGTTGTAAATCAAGTTTCATTGTGCAATAAGTGGCGTAACTTGCGTAGAAAATCTTTATTTGGAGTCTGACTCTGCTGAAAAATAGTAGATTGACTAACAACCTGTTGGTGATTCTTTTCTTCAAATGTTTTTAATCGTAGACGGTGCTAACCttttttttgaaatgaaataatgttttctgtgttatttcatattccttaatcATTGGGACTTATCTGTTATGTTCTCCACTGGccaattctattttcattatattccaCGCTTTCCTTTCTTGTCCATCCTCTGCATTACAGTTGCATGAAGAAAGCTTGGCTCTATAACCCCTAATTACATGGCAATCTCGGGCATTGTTAACATTTTTCAATGACAGTAATAAAATCACATCCCATTTGCTTGAAGGCATCATATATTTATGTTGCCGGAGATGCATCTTAAatgtaaacaagtataaaatacgccgaagttttttcggcgtaatcgagttttctgtacagccgctacagtgtatataatcaaggccacggaaaatagatctacctttcggtggtctcggtataatgctgtatgaggcgcggcccatgaaactttaactacggcccggtggtggcctgtcttatatcgttgccagatgcacgatgaatctaactttaaccttaaataaaataaaacctactgatgatagagggctgcaatttggtatgtttgatgattagagagtggatgatcaatatacaaatttgcagcctcctagcctcagtagtttttaagatctgagggcggacataaaaagtgcggacgaacagacgaagccatctcaatagttttcttttacagaaaactaataacaagaGGGGGTTCAGTTTCAAAAAGCACGTAATTGGTTTCTTTCAACAAAACTAATTGTTCTATACTACGACTAATAAGAAAAGCCATCTtcaatttcgatttttttttcgcGGTCATAATTAAACTTTACTATAAACTGCTGAGAAGACAGAGGTAAATTTTTTCTCAGTGATCTCCAACAAAAATCAGCAGATTAAATTTGTTGAAATTTAATGTAATCGTTGACGAAAtttcgaatattaaaaaaaacctgaGGAGGTCAAATTTTCAGCTTCGCCATATTTTAGTTTCATCTCTTGACAAAGAAATAGTTACACTTGTTATCGGAGAACATTGAAAACATTGTGATCCGAAAAATTGggaaacattaattattattttttattacctcgatagatgaaaactattcacatggaacaagcacacaggggccattgacttgaagttcaagctttcaacgaatgttggtttcaatctcccaccgcagaccccacactgcggcagtaacgatcatgatacagagccaaggATACTTCATTCCCTCCCCTGTAAGACTTTGGAAGTCTTTCTGGCGCTGTTGTTAATGCTGAATCTTGCAAGCGTTCCTCTTGTTTGGCTGCCCAAATCCAGAGGTATGCACCAGGCGTCATATTCCCATTAACACCTTACAGCACTAAAGGGCCACCTTTGGTTAAGGGttcatgctggcataaggccaacttaatctaaaGCAACCAAAGACACAATTTTAAGAGAGACAGTTAAAGTACTTTAAGAGTATCATCCACCATACTTTTGGTTATTCTGACATTATTTTAAGCTTTTCACGTATCTACATCATTATCTTTTCGTCGATTTACCATTATTTGATCGTCAAACTTTTGTTATTATCTTCACTGTTTTTCATGTCATCatttctgtgtctttttttttttgtttggggagggcttgctttgcaagttaatggctCTTTGGTCTTATtctataaaatttctaaataataataataataataataataataataataataataataataataataataataataataaatagaagaagaggaagaagaaaaacagagaagactctatatagGCTAAATGTCACTTAAACCACAAttgttttcaaattaataataataataataataataataataataataataataataataataataataataataaaataataataataataataataataataataataataataataataataataataataataataataataaaaacttacatAGAACAGGTCTCCACCTGGTAATAGACTGCCAAGGAGGAACTATTTCATAATATCTCTAGAAGAATTGTAAGTAAAGCAACTAGGTTACAGCCGAATGCAAATGACATGACATAACCTAGAACTCACGAAACCTCATTCTGAAGAAAAATTATCCCGTCTTTAAGCATTCGTTCCTCCGAGCGGGGAAGCGAAAACTATATTTGTCTCAATCGTTTAATAACTTAATAAGGGTCATTTCCACTGTCCTTGTCAAAGTGAAACGGCTGCTCTTTCGACATCTTGAACGATATAAAGTACTTTTACGTCTCTTGCGGTTAAATTGTGAATGCTAATTTTAAGACTCggggaacataattttttttcctgatgatTTCGAGGAATTAGGATGACgacattagataaaataaattagctCATTCTTGTAGTTGCGTCACTGTGGGATTAAATTTAATAGATGTCGTGTTCATGTACTTTGGGAAAAGCAATGTTTACGAACATGGAAAATAGTACTGAAGATTCTGCTTATAATCATCCGAGAATTTGGACAGAAACGGGGTCAAGAACATTAGCTTCAGGGCTGTTATTCCCTTAAGTGCTAcatataagaaacaaataaagaatcttGTGTAATCCCTAAGCCAGGCGTAAATTACCCACATACTCCTCTTCAACGCCTGAAGCAGAGTTTGCTTTTAAGAACAGATTCTTAGATATTAGGTCGATACTGACCCCGATACAGTCTAGCCTTTAATTTTGTCATGCCCCTttgttctctcatttattttaggCATTTGCTAATTGCGTGTCATCGGGTACAGAAATTTTTAGTAGATCAGTTTTTTGCTCATTCGAACAAAAGAGTCATTTTAGCTAATATCTCCGGTGTCGTGACcataattattgaaaattcaaCGGATATTTATTCCAGCGGGAATAGGAGGTGGATCTTGTTATTGGAGTCCAGTTCCTTGTCTTACAAGCAAATCTTTCTCAGATTTTACGTCTTCGCAGCCAAAAATTGGCAAAAGAACGAACCACCTGTTTTACGCAAAGGCCCAATATTTAACGAACAGTTCTCCGAATATGATTGGTGGTTCAACGTCGATTGTTGAACATCTAAACAGCTTTTTCAACTGAAATCTGAATTAGATCGAGCTTATACTaccagaattaataaaaaaaaaaactcttcatataAATGGTAACGCTTTTTTGGAAATGGTCATACCCATTTTAATGGAAATGAGTTGGCATTACTAGAAAGCAATGGAAATGGAGACGAATTTAACACGgtcaatgaaaatgataatgaggaCTCATTACATAATGGTAATGATTTCACCACTAGAATTGTAAATGGCTACAGCTTCAACAAAGAAAGAAGCCATGGATATGGCAATATTAGGAAAGAGGAACCCTGAATTCTAAAACTGATGGCAACTTTGATGTTACCGGCTATGGAAATGGTACAAGTAATAAGAAAAGGAATCGTGAATTCTGAAACTGATGGCAGCTTTGATGTCACCGCTACGGAAATGgtacaagtaataaaaaaaggaatcctGAATTCTAAAACTAATGGCAGCTTTGACGTCACGGGCGAATGGAAAtggtgcaaataataataaaaaaaataaaaactctctcaTGTAAACATAAGAACAACAATCTGAGGAGTCTTACCGGCAGAAACGATCTTGATAATGTGAGTAACGATATGATAATGTGTCGTAATTGGAAAATGGTTATGGCCTCGGTAGTTATGATATGACTTTGTTGAGCAAAAAAATACGATCTTGTTAAGCAAAAAAATACTCTAACATAAACGTAATTACGGCAGCTGAAGAAGTCTCGGTAAACGTGAAGTGGTTTTAATGATGACAGAGGTAATGTGACAGGTCGCTAAGACTCTGatatgcttaattttttcttatcgtaTTCTACCTGGAATTTCTTCCAATTTGTTTCTGTATATCTGATCGAATTTCAGACACAAAGCCGTACTTATAAGTTGAATATGCGatctaaggtccctagctggaaattaattgtatgcagtctgttttttttattgttatagtttttaatattttttttactattattctccatattagtacggtcattaccattattatgaatactattttttctatttcatcagCAAGTGTGCGGATATTGCCGATTATAATTTTTATCGTGTTATTTCATGTATCTagtttgtgtgtactgtatttgtatattccatatgtatggccctgagctgaaaaaaatgacatttattattattattattattattattattattattattattattattattattattattattattattattattattattattattccagataaGTGATTGCACTTGAGTGGATGTACCATaatactttgtttcatttttcataatttccattcatttctttaaCGTACTTTACGAAAAGCATAGTTTGAAATAATCTGAAGCAGAGACGAAAACATCACTATATCAGTGccgggatgcaaattcctgagatgtatactagtattgcaccaggcccGGTATTTTTACcatctaggttaggttaggtcagattCATTATACCAACGTAATTTGGGTATGgggaaacataacgagattattttcacgaaaattctatggttagtttttaagatatggcgtcccgcttttttcagggaaaggtcccggtactcggttacgtctcgggaaaatgctgctAGGATATCCTAATATTAAGCACATGCCAAATTCTCGCTCACGTATAATCACTTCAATATTGAGTTTGGTGTAAATATACCCCAGGAAAGTTATTTTGTTCTACTATATTGATGACGTCAGCATAACGAATTCCTTGATGTAAGAATGAATTCCATGTATCAAGTTTTTTGTTGTTTCGGTAAATCGTAAGATTTTTGTTATAGATGGTATATCCCACATGATTTTTTGCACTTTGCATTTACCTCTTGTACGAAACGGTCGTCATGCCAACTGCcaatttcaaaatcaatttttttcatcatattttaccatacaatcagttatttataaatttctggtTTAATCATCTTACCAATTCCGCGGCACATTGTGTCACATATTGAACTTTTACTTAATTGAATTCCTTACCTGTAAATCCAATAGCTCATTTTGACTATCATAAGCAAccatttaataattatatatctgaCCATCATTATATAATCAATAACAAGCGATGATGATGACACTTGCCACAACATATAAtcaaatttaatgtcatttttgtaaCGCGAGGCGTCCGTCCTTCTTGAGTTACCCCTCGCAGTCCCTCCGTTTTCTTTGCACGCCAGTCACCTTGCGCTTGGCAATCCAACAGACTAATTTCGCGAGTAGAGtgatcttttgtttttctttctttttattattttacgttttCTGTCCGACCAACGAGTGTTTTTGCGGTCGCAGAAGAACCCCCTTTATCTCCTTTGTCTTTGCTCCTTGTGCAACGTAATTTTATGGATACAGAtgcttgttttttgttcttgCATATGCTTTAGATCCCCGGAGGGCTCGTGATGTTTGTGATAATGGTGATAAATTTGATGGTGTTGTCCTCTTCATCCCCTGATGCAACCTGACGGCGATTTTAGGAAAATTATTGCTCAAAGCAATTTTTTATACGTAATTGAGATGGACGGTTTAGCTCTCTAGTTATGGCGGTGTAATTGTCATAAGTAAATTGTGAAGGTAAACAggtcatttcttttgaaaattaaaagcagTCACAGGTAAATTATACGTGGCGAGATGACTGTAATATTCTGGCAAATGTATGTCATGATTATGCAGATGACAAGAAGCTTTAAGTGAGAAATTACTTACAAGCAcaaaattactgatattattgATCATTACCTCCTAAATCCAAAATTACCTTCAGTGTAGTTCAGTTTTGGTGTTGAGGACATTACTTCTCACCCTTATGGACAATATAAACACTGTCTTTGTCAGATTCATCTTGAAGAGAGTGACTGCTAAAAAGAATTATCATAACGTGTGGTTCTGACATTCACATGATAAACATAGATGCAAATGATAATGTTTACAATCCTGTCATTTATGATAGATGCAAATGATAGTATTTACAATCCTATCATTTATGATAGATGCAAATGATAGTATTTACAATCCTATTATTTATGATAGATGCAAATGATAGCATTTACAATCCTGTCGTTTATGATAGGTGCAAATGATAGTATTTACAATCCTATCATTTATGATAGATGCAAATGATAGCATTTACAACCCTATCATTTATGACAGATGTAAATGATAGTATTTACAATCCTATCATTTATGCTAGATGCAAATGATAGTATTTACAATCCTATCATTTATGCTAGATGCAAATGATAGTATTTACAATCTTATCATTTATGATCATAGTAAAAGAATTTACTTTCTTGGtcataatgataatcattatagACAGCCTGATTTTTATATTGACAGCATgtattatcataatcataaacTTTACGAGTATAAACTTTACTAGTATAAACTTATCATTTTACTTAGACTACTTACTTTCATATCCCTTAGTATTTATGATCATAAACACATTTTTCGTTACAAAGGAAGAGT is part of the Macrobrachium rosenbergii isolate ZJJX-2024 chromosome 41, ASM4041242v1, whole genome shotgun sequence genome and encodes:
- the LOC136827057 gene encoding LOW QUALITY PROTEIN: probable cyclin-dependent serine/threonine-protein kinase DDB_G0292550 (The sequence of the model RefSeq protein was modified relative to this genomic sequence to represent the inferred CDS: substituted 1 base at 1 genomic stop codon) yields the protein CNLSALIGICIAQQQRLYLPPTNGFNNNGNGLNGNGYSSGNGNGNGYTNGNANGNGYNGGNGNGFTNGNGDGNGYTSGNINGNGNGNINGNGNGQTNGPFDGNGNGYAIENGIGNGNGNGNEIVVNGVNGNGISGNDLNGNGFIRNEFGGIGLNGNDLNGNELNGQVDPITALGEAIAGDGVPGVDYPILASVPETGFTCEGQIPGYYADTAPEARCQAFHICQFDGRLDSFLCPNGTVFNQQYFVCDWWYNFDCSAAEQFLGLNAVFGQVNGNGNGVANGNGVPSGSINGNSNGIVIVSGNGNGYTNGNGNGYPNGNGNGNGIANGNGNGYTNGNGNGITNGNGNAIANGNGNGYTNGNGNGITNGNGNAIANGNGNGYTNGNGNGITNGNGNGYTNGNGNGITNGNGNGYTNGNANGYTNGNGNGLVNGDIVVSDNGFASGKVNDNGYTNGNDVASVNGNGYTNSDIVILSGNDNDATDVNDIDEVITISNDYTTDSENGDVITDSSAIGNENSFTNGIISGYTNGNGGINGYSNDNDGNGNGNGNSYANGNGNGNSYANGNGNGNSYVSGNGNGNNYASGNGNGNSYANGNGNRNNYANGNGNGNGFNGNGNGNGFFSGNGNGNGFNGNGNGNGFNGNGNGFLSGNGNGNRFNGNGNGNGFNGNGNGNGYFNGNGNGNGFFNGNGNANSNNGYSYATPASPNGFXRTPIKKQLLLEVCLAQQQDNTLRTPNEIITENHTLVGTGYEATVNTEAYNSIVDAVIDNGTFNISDNISDINNINGNNPTNNGIDPIDWLALVLGGVPGVDYPILATVPETGFTCKDRVAGYYADVDPEARCQVFHICQHDQRKDSFLCPNGTVFNQEHLVCDWWYNFDCSTADQFFSVNLTLGQSSANPKEEEYTEAVTISNGA